The following DNA comes from Musa acuminata AAA Group cultivar baxijiao chromosome BXJ1-4, Cavendish_Baxijiao_AAA, whole genome shotgun sequence.
AACATTCTTTCATCACATGGGGAAAAGAGCCACCACACTACCAACAACAGATTCAAGTTGATACAAATGGGAACATAACAAAATAATCATCACATGATAGAAGAAAGAAAACTGTAAGCCTATGTAGCTTCATCACAACATGCGACACGTTTTGCAAGGGTTCTAGAATGAATTAATAGGATTCATGCATGTTCATAAAAGCTTAAATAGCACTCTCTAGGCAGAGAGCTCTTTGGTACCAAAATATCATTTTGGGAGGCATCATAACACACATTGGCCAAAGTGGAGTTGAACGTGTAGTAGAACATTTCCCAAAGTCAGCATTTTATTTGGGGTCCATCAGAGTTCAACAAGAAAaaaggaaatgaatcagaaaactATCGTtcaacaaaatcatagtttaAAACCAAGATCGTAGTTTCAACAAAATATTCAGTAACCAGTTCAACTTCAccacagaaaaaagaaaaacagaagtTACAATACCACATAAACATGGCCTCAGAATTGCAGAATATCAGCAAGGCCAATAGGTGCCTATCAGTCCCGAAAGATGGTGTACAAGGATCTAGCATATCTTCATAGGCCAAAATAATTCAACATTATTGAAGGTTAAAGCAGAAAACTCACAATATTTAATAAAACAATTCCaaattaaacaataaaaaaatgcCTCAGAATTGTAGGATTACAACAGCATGGATACAAAAGTCCAATCAGTCCCGAAAGAtggtatttggttcttagatttcTTCATAGGCAAAGATACACATAAAAATCACTGACAAACAAAGAAAAAACCAACAGACAACACACCAACAATATTATCAGGAAGACCAAAACAGAGAAATCTAGGAATGACCCAGAATCCATGATAACACCGTGCTTGTGAACACTAATAAATTCCCTCTGTTCAAAGATGACCACAATGAGGAGATTGCTACTATCACTTTTTATCTATAACTTCAGACAATAAAGAACAATTTTGTCATAAGAAAGAACTAGCAATGCCTCAGAATTGCAGAATAACAACATGGCCACAAAGTGCCAATCAGTCCCGAAAGATGGTGTGTTATCAGGATCAAATGCATCTTCATAGGCTAACATATTTAATATAACCAAAGGCACAAAATGGAAAACAAAAGTGAGATGTACTCAAGAATCTACTCAATAATGTGAGACGTACTAAAGTCTACTGTTGATAAAACAATtctaaataagaagaaaaacaaCAAAACACCACAGATTAAGGATTTTACAACAATAATAAGGCGAACTGAGCCAGAAAAAAGTGTTTTTTATTGTTAAATTTGTTCTAATGAAAACAGTAATTAAATTTACAAATGGCAAAGCACATTAACAACTGACCGAATTCTAGTAAGAAAATACTGAATCAATAAAATCTAGAAACGAAAGAGCCCTGATTGTCATGTACCCTACTCATTCCTCGAATACACTTTCTAGGATCAATGCATAACTTAGCAAAGTCTGGATAAGTAATGTCAAATGCCGAATCAAAGTTATACCGATAAATGGAGCACCGATAATACGAAGCTGATGACAACCATTAAGTATAACAAATTTCCAAGAATTTCTTAATTCCAGCATACAGACCAAGAGACATGGGACCAAATAAAAACATCCTAAATACCGATCACGAAATATCACTGATAATTATAATTGAAGTACTGAAAACAAGAACAGATAGTTTTAGCTGCTAATTGTTCGATAGGAACAAGAAAATCAAACGTACTCATAACAGTATTTCTTTGCTAGAAGATATAACAGAAGTTACTGCATTTATGTGGATATCAGCTTGTAGAAACCAAATACAGGTTCGATTGTTCCATCAAATAATGCAAGAAGAAAAGCGGACTCGTTAACAAGACATCCTAGGTAAAAAGATACAATAAGATGAACCCTAAACTTTTGTGATGACAGCACCGCCACGGCATGTTAAGTGCACGGGTTTGTTGGACAAACACCATAAAAATCAATGCACGAATATAAACCCAAGTTCACAGATGCAAGGAGAGAAGACCaaaaaacaacaacaataatagtaGTAGTAGAAGTGATCAGCATCATCTACTCATAAACGAAGAAAGTAACTGGACGTACGAGATCCTAAAACTCATAGGAAGCGTTACATGATTATTTATCACAAAGATTATCCACCGCTGCCAGCAGCCGGACCAAAGGATAGTGACTACCTAAAGGCGCGGTGGATCTCCAATGACGCAATCGATCAGGCCAGCGAGGTCCTACCGATTGAAAGCAAAGGAGGCGACATAGGACGAGAAGAGATAGAGGACCTCAAAGGCCTCGGAGAACTCGAGCAACCCCAATACTAAACCCCCAAAACCAACAAAAGCCAAGGGTTGAAACGACgacaaaaccctaaccctaacagaCCAACGAATGGTGCGGCCCTGCAAGTGCAAGGACGAGAAAACGAGAGGAGAGGGTTCCTTATAGGAGCAGGTGACCTATTCCGACCGTTGGATTCGTATCGTACGACTCTCCGAAGACGGAGAGGTTGTTGACATCAGCTTCCTGTGGCGGCTAAGTTAGGGTTTTAGTTGTGGCAATATCGACCTTCCAATTTGCCtttgtcaatatatatatatatatatatatatatatatatatatatatatatatatatatatatatatatatatatatatatatatatatatatatatacacatattctTGGTAATATAAATTCAAAtatataaattacttaaaaaaaataactattattatgtaattataaaataataataaatataatacccCGTAAATCTCTTTGTATGGAATGAGTTTGTCAAGATATTTGAATCTGAATTCGAACATCTATTTTCTTATTCGAACTATATTAAAATCAGATTAAAGGCTATACGATTCCAAATTATAAGTTCAATTAACCGAAAACAATAAATCCAAGCAGGGTTAGGGTTCTAAGCCCAAATCAGGCTCGACACTCGTTCGGCTCAAGCCCAATCTGTTTTCAGAAACGTCAAATTGGGCCCCAATCAGAAGCAATCGAATCGAAGTctaatttaatcataattataaaaaagacTCTAAAACCAAACAAACCCTCAATTGATTAGACCGATCGAAGCTTAAAAGGCTAAAACGTTatctaattatatataataattaaatttttcgATGGTTGTTTAAGTTTTTTCATCATAAGAATGAGAGAGAAGACaactttattatattatatttttcaccCTCTCAACATGTCTCTTTTGCTATAatattagttttattttttatcttttattatactattatgtatttatattttatttttggcgATATTATTAATCTTATCGTTTGATCGTGATCGATCAACGGCTGAATTGCCCGATTCTGATCACCATTATTTGGAGTGCACCCATACGTATTAATCGCGTCCGCATTAAATCATCATCGTGCCGTCCGAGTTAAATTATATTGACCGACGTACTGCATGATTGGTCAAAGAGGCCTGCAGCTCCTCGGGCTTGTACGTTCGGAAACTGCCACTTGCCCTTCGTCTTCCCTCTCAAGCCACCATTTCTACCGCAGAGTATCACGATCGTGGAAGACTAAGAACTCGGAGACATGCACGCGCACAAAGAAAAATGAACAGAGTCTTCTTCCTCCTTAGTCCATCTTCATCGCGGAAACTATCCAATTACGAGAGTTCCCCTTGTTTATGTACGGATGGATCGATCGTCTCGTCCTTATTGATGGGATAAGCTATGGTTCGATGTCACTGCAGGAATCATAAGAGCTGAGAAGCAAAGAGGTGCACATGGAAAGACGACGTAGTCTCGAAGCTCGTGATGGCTCTCGACTAAAACTCGTTGCGGAAGTTCGATCCAACCGGAAGGATGCTTAGTCTCGGCGAGTTTAGATTCATTCGTTGATGGCGACAACTGAccgaagaaaagagaaaaaatagcAGAAGGCCGGGGTTTGGGGAAGGAAGAACTTTTCTTGTTTGACTAATGTGGAAGAAAAGACTCGATCAGTTGATGCGGCAAAATCATCTTCTTATTCGATGACGAAAATAGAAGAAAGACTTCCCAGCACAGCGACTTCTCGCATTGTCTGCATCGATCTGTGTGTGATGAACGCGGACGAAGACTTTTCGACTCTGCAACTCCGTCTTCACGTGCATGTGCGGTCATCGTACGTTTGGAAGCGTTGACTTTTTTTTATTGATGGCACCATATTCCCGGAACGAGCATTCCACTATCAGATGAGGCTCTAACTCATATTGATACCCTTCAGATCTTACTGATTGTGAGGAAAAGAGAACAGTACATTATCTTTATCTATGTGTGCTATATTATCGAGACAAATTATTTTCCTACTTGGAAAAAAGGAGGTGTGGAAacactttttattttatttccacCTTACTATTTTGGTAGGAGAAGTCGATGATGGAGTGGAATACCCTACTAACTAATGTTTCTTCCACGGCATGAATTCTTTCGAATTGGATTTCTCACTAGCAAGAACAGTACTGGCATTAATGGCAAGTTTGGTCACAATTGTCTTTGGGAAAGTAAGAATTTTGATACACAGAAAGCAAAAAAAAGGTGTGTTGCAGATCAGATAAAGATTAATACGTTTCTAATTACTCGTTTTGATTATTTTTCTTGCTTATcatctcgtcatcatcatcatattaatATTAGTATTCTTTGGGTGGAGGAAGACAAGGAACTAAGCAACAATAAATTACGGGTGATGAAAGGCTTGCGGGTCAAACAAGGCTTCTCGTGGCTTTAGAGACTGACTAATCCGGAAGTCGATTCGGTCACCAATCCATAGTTGAAGCTTAGAAAGTTTGTGCTATTTCCGATCTTCTAGAATTGGGATGGCGACCGCCGGACATTGAAGTCAAAGAGTGAGCCTGAAGCACTTGATGGTGCATTTTCTTTCTTTGAATCGCCTTTGAAGATTCTGCAAAGAGTGTCCAGCACAATTAGTACGGAATGGTACACATGTTTTCGTCAATGGTTTTGCTCATTTATCAGACGACGCTCGAGAAGTTCTGTACAAGAGTCGACTATGCATGTCGTTTCAAACTCATGCGTCGGAAATGTTTTCGAGCAAAACTAACGTTCAAGTCAACTCCCACGTTTAAAGCCATTTTGCTTATACTAATTCCCAACTACCTTTCGACGGATTCGATTTCTTGTTTGATTTGTTTACAGTTGAACTAATCTATGCTCACCGAACGGTTAATTGTATGATGAGATGACAATGGCATCAGCTTAGACTTACTGTTAGAACGGCAAATTCCAACCACGAAAAAGTCTGCTTGCTTCGCCGCTGAGGACGGTTGAATTGTTAATCTCGAGATCTCACGTAATCTCTTGCGCTAATTCGCCTTTGAATATATTTGCTCTTATCATTTAAATAAATCCGAAAGATACGATCTGTTTATATCTTTCTTTCGgtcattatttattttaagacGAACGACAAAGCCGATAAATATACATCAAAATGGTAAGCGCCGTCGAGTTTGACCGAGTCTTCGTCTGAGCATTTTTTTTGCTCTCCTATAAGTCAACGCTTCCGGTTTATATCTGTATACATATTTGTCCTTCCAACGTCAGTAAATAACGAAATTACCCTTGcaaattttgtatttttattatgtcGATCACGCACATCTAAATCATAATATTCCCGCTGCCGAATCGAACGGCTGCGTTTGACAGATCACTTACAGTTTACAGCGTTTCTTGGACCAGATCATGGCCAGGAGTCCACGGTCGACTCTGCGGGGTCGGTGAGAACACGCGGTGAAGCCGGCAAGTCGGCTGAACCCGCGTTTGGGTGGGAAACGGAGTGGGGAAACACACCAAGTCTCTCTTGCTGACCAAATTCTCTTGAATGTGTGAAACCAATCTTTGTATTATTATTGGATTTTAGTATGTGGAAACAAACTTACTACTGTGAGAGAGATTCCTGAATtcccaaaataaaaaagaaaaccccCAATTCTTAGATTAATTAACCGAAAAAGATTGAGACTGTTCTTCATCGGTGGAGGACTCGGTCATCCGGATTCACCAGGCGTTTCCCCGCCTATTCACTGTATCATCTCCAACGGGTTGGGCAGGAGACCGGAGCTACGGTCCGAAGCCTCGCTCGTTGTTCAACGAGGCAGGTTTTGTCGCAGAAGAAAAATGCATATAGGAGCTCTCCGTCGACTCGTTCGTTATTCATGCCTTCCTCCGCTTTTTGGAAGAAACTTCCACACATCGACGCCCACCTCCCTGCCACCTTTTCTTCTCTCTGATCCTTTCTATAAAGCTACCCAACCCGCTATTTCTCCGGTTCACAAGCGTCTCTCTtcctggaagaaaccaagaagaCCGAAAACAAGTGAGCAGAGACACGGAGAGAAGAGGTTTGAGCACCACTTCCTCTGCAATTCCGGCTTCAGCCATGAAGCCAGCCATCATCTTCCTGTGCCTTCTCTTGTCCGTGTTGGACCACGGTTCAGCGCAGAGCTGCGTCGGCGAGACCTTATCCGGTAACAAGCTCTACACCACCTGCAGCTCCCTCCCCTACCTCAGCGCCTCCCTCCACTGGAACTACCACCCTTCCAATGGCACGGTCGACATCGCCTACCGCGCGCAGCAGAGCTCCGACGGCTGGGTCGCGTGGGCCATCAACCCGACCGGCTCCGGCATGGCCGGAGCCAACGCCTTCCTGGCCTTCCCGGGCTCTAACGGCGCCGTGACCGTGTACACCACCCGGTTCTCTAGTACCAACCCCCGGACGAGCGATGTCAAGGATGAGAACTTGACATTCACGGTGTACAGTAAGGAGGGCGAGTACTCCGATGGGTATTACACCATTTACGCGACGCTGGAGCTACCAGGAAACGACACCAAACAGAACACGGTGTGGCAGGCGTCGACGACGTTCTCCGGCGGGGTTCCTTACGGTCACCCTAATGGTGATAACTACCTATCGCAGACCAGTCTTGATTTCCTCTCCGGCACGGCGGTGTCCACCGGAGGGAACTCGAGGCTGCACCGGAGGAACGTAAGTTGTGCCATCCGTAGCTTGGATTCTGTAGATAATCATGCCCTGATCTGTGTCTTGAGCTCTGGTTTCCTCTCTCGTATTGCTTTCTCCACCGTCCTTTCGACTCCCTATCTTGATCATTAGGATTCTGATTGGTTTTCTTGACTGGATTATGTTTTGATCGAAATAGATGGACCTCAGATTTTAATCTCAAGGCAAACAAGAAAAGGGGGGTAAAATCAAATAACCTGCAAGAAGTCGTTCTGTGATCGATCATCATTCTTCTCCTGCGAGAACTCTGTTCTGCAAAGAGTCCTCTTCCTCTACGTTCGATTTCTTTTTCCGTCCTAAAGATGCTTCGTCCTTACAAATCATGGCTCGTAACATCCGACGATATCTGTTTACTGAACGGTTGAATTGGGTTGCAGATACATGGAGTGCTGAATGCCATCAGCTGGGGAGTTCTGATGCCCATCGGAATCATCATAGCAAGGTACATGAAGGTGTTCAAATCAGCTGATCCCGCTTGGTTCTACCTCCATGTTGCTTGTCAAGTGTCGGGATATATAATTGGGGTCTCAGGATGGGGTCTGGGCATTAAGCTCGGCAAAGACTCTGCTGGAATCACCTACCACAAACACAGGGACCTCGCAATCGCCCTCTTCTGCCTGGCCACAgttcaggtactcgatgtttacaTACGAGCtaagcattccatatgtatccaCATCACGTTCATCGAGATCGATCTCATGGATGATCTCCGTGTGAACGAACTCATGCAAAATGAGGTTGGCACCGAACCAAAGCGAGGCTGAGGACAAGTTAATGTTTTTTGGTGTGCAGGTGTTTGCATTGTTTCTGAGGCCCAACAAGGATCACAAGTACAGACTCTACTGGAAGATCTACCACCTCGCAGTTGGGTACAGCATCGTAATCTTGAGTGTGGTGAACATCTTCGAAGGTTTCGACATCTTGGATCCTGCTAAGAAGTGGAAGCGTGCTTACGTTGCCATCATCGTGACGCTGGGCGCCATTGCACTGGTTCTGGAAGCCGTCACTTGGGCTATATATCTGAAGAGAAGGCAGAGGGAATCCGAGAAGTCTCACCACGGTGCCAATGGTGCAAACGGGTACGGTGTCAGGGAACATGAGATGCTGTAGACGACAGCGAGAGACATGTTATTGCACAGAGAGGGGGTCACGAGGAGATCTcgctgtagagagagagagagagagagagagagatgctgttGGCAGAGTGAGCAGTAGTGTTTTGATTTGGCACACAGAGATGCGACTACCTCAGCCATGCTTGTGATTTCCTCTTGGAGCTACatgtctttctctttctttttgctTCTTCATTGTATTGTAGTTTCTTATTATGTTTGTTTGATGTGTTATGTAGCTTCTTGATTCTATTTATCAGTTAGTTCTTCTTCCAATTCCAACTTGCGATCTTTGTATGATGTGCATCTCTATGTTTGATCGATGTGCTCGTGTGACTCCCGTaacgaagaaaaaaaaggaagccaTGGGAGAGGTCCTGTTCTACCTTACCTAATGATAAGACGACACCACGCCCATCGCCTTTCCCCTTACCTAATAAGGTTTTGGTATCCACAGAGAGCTATATCGACCCTCGGTGTGCGTAAAATAAACGTTTGGTGCAAAACTGGTGAAGAAGCAAACGTTTAGTGTTTGGGAGCTAATCTTTTGGCTCTGTTCTCATCTGATCCCTTACAAGTGGCGATTCTCTTTAGTAAGTAAGTGGGTCCCATCCCGCACGATAGTTGCTAATCTGGACCCCACATTTCGATAACAGAatctgccgctgccgctgtcagATCAAATCGCTCGCTAATCGTGGCCGTAACTCGAGCCCTTCACATATAACACAACAAGAAGGCTGGTTTATAACGGTACGTTTCCAGAGCAACGGCCAAGATGACATTTTCTCCACTGATGCA
Coding sequences within:
- the LOC135650975 gene encoding cytochrome b561 and DOMON domain-containing protein At5g47530-like; translated protein: MKPAIIFLCLLLSVLDHGSAQSCVGETLSGNKLYTTCSSLPYLSASLHWNYHPSNGTVDIAYRAQQSSDGWVAWAINPTGSGMAGANAFLAFPGSNGAVTVYTTRFSSTNPRTSDVKDENLTFTVYSKEGEYSDGYYTIYATLELPGNDTKQNTVWQASTTFSGGVPYGHPNGDNYLSQTSLDFLSGTAVSTGGNSRLHRRNIHGVLNAISWGVLMPIGIIIARYMKVFKSADPAWFYLHVACQVSGYIIGVSGWGLGIKLGKDSAGITYHKHRDLAIALFCLATVQVFALFLRPNKDHKYRLYWKIYHLAVGYSIVILSVVNIFEGFDILDPAKKWKRAYVAIIVTLGAIALVLEAVTWAIYLKRRQRESEKSHHGANGANGYGVREHEML